A genomic segment from Actinomadura hallensis encodes:
- a CDS encoding DNA polymerase IV translates to MSRKQQLHRPGPLPGPPADDTGCTILHVDMDAFFVSVELLERPELRGRPVIVGGAGPRGVVSAASYEARRFGVHSAMPMTRARRLCPQAVVLPVRHERYARVSAAVFEIFRSVTPLVEGLSLDEAFLDVAGARRRLGRPARIAEMIREQVRDQQGITCSVGVATTKFVAKLASTRCKPDGLLVVPADGVTDFLHPLPVASLWGVGERTEETLTRLGLRTVGQLARVPLPTLQRELGAAMGAHLHELAWGRDPREVVPHTPDKSIGAETTFDTDVDDPEVVRRELLRLAEKTGARLRAAGYAGRTVSVKLRMADFKTITRARTLDEPTDLARVIYVTARALYEGAGLDGVRLRLVGVRVENLGSAGEAPRQLAFDEPERGWREAERAMDQVAHRFGRGAVRPAALVPRADGDGRDGRDGTR, encoded by the coding sequence GTGAGCCGCAAGCAGCAGCTCCACCGGCCCGGACCGCTGCCGGGGCCGCCCGCCGACGACACCGGGTGCACGATCCTGCACGTCGACATGGACGCGTTCTTCGTCAGCGTCGAGCTGCTGGAGCGTCCCGAGCTGCGGGGCCGCCCCGTCATCGTGGGCGGCGCCGGACCGCGCGGCGTGGTGTCGGCCGCGTCCTACGAGGCCCGCCGCTTCGGGGTGCACTCGGCGATGCCGATGACCCGGGCGCGGCGGCTGTGCCCGCAGGCGGTCGTCCTGCCGGTGCGCCACGAGCGGTACGCGCGCGTGTCCGCGGCGGTGTTCGAGATCTTCCGGTCCGTCACGCCGCTGGTGGAGGGCCTGTCGCTGGACGAGGCGTTCCTCGACGTGGCGGGCGCCCGGCGGCGGCTCGGCCGGCCCGCGCGGATCGCCGAGATGATCCGCGAGCAGGTCCGCGACCAGCAGGGGATCACCTGCTCGGTCGGCGTCGCGACCACCAAGTTCGTCGCCAAGCTGGCCTCGACCCGCTGCAAGCCGGACGGGCTGCTGGTGGTGCCCGCCGACGGCGTCACCGACTTCCTGCACCCGCTGCCCGTCGCGTCCCTGTGGGGGGTGGGGGAGCGGACGGAGGAGACGCTGACCCGCCTCGGCCTGCGGACGGTGGGGCAGCTCGCCCGGGTGCCGCTCCCCACGCTGCAGCGCGAGCTGGGCGCCGCGATGGGCGCCCACCTGCACGAGCTTGCGTGGGGCCGCGACCCCCGGGAGGTCGTCCCGCACACCCCCGACAAGAGCATCGGCGCCGAGACGACGTTCGACACCGACGTCGACGACCCGGAGGTCGTCCGCCGCGAGCTGCTGCGGCTGGCGGAGAAGACCGGGGCCCGCCTCCGCGCTGCCGGGTACGCCGGCCGGACGGTGAGCGTGAAGCTGCGGATGGCGGACTTCAAGACGATCACGCGGGCGCGGACGCTGGACGAGCCGACCGACCTCGCCCGTGTGATCTATGTCACAGCACGTGCCCTCTATGAGGGGGCGGGGCTGGACGGGGTACGTCTCCGGTTGGTCGGAGTCCGGGTCGAGAACCTGGGCTCCGCCGGCGAGGCCCCCCGTCAGCTCGCCTTCGACGAGCCGGAACGCGGCTGGCGTGAGGCCGAGCGAGCCATGGACCAGGTCGCGCACCGGTTCGGCCGCGGCGCGGTCCGCCCCGCCGCGCTCGTCCCGCGTGCCGACGGTGACGGACGTGACGGCAGGGACGGAACACGATGA
- a CDS encoding methyltransferase domain-containing protein, which translates to MRYSRVRSAVLWEALRGVLDRIAPASGRSEVVDVGGGTGGFAVPLAELGHRVTVVDSNPDALAALERRAAESGVAVRALQGDAVDLPDMLGRDSADLVLCHSVLEYVDDPGAAMAALTGVVRPGGSVSLLVAGQIATALHRAVAGHFDDARAVLTDPSGRWGEGDRMPRRFTRETLSALVRGANLRVAELHGVRIFADLVPSSMIDGDSDSADALIALETVAAVHPVLRDLATQLHLVADRPVE; encoded by the coding sequence ATGAGGTACAGCCGGGTGCGCAGCGCCGTCCTGTGGGAGGCGCTCCGCGGCGTCCTCGACCGCATCGCCCCCGCGTCCGGGCGGAGCGAGGTCGTCGACGTCGGCGGCGGCACCGGCGGCTTCGCGGTGCCGCTCGCCGAGCTCGGGCACCGGGTCACGGTGGTCGACTCCAACCCCGACGCCCTCGCGGCGCTGGAGCGCCGCGCCGCCGAGTCGGGCGTCGCCGTCCGCGCGCTGCAGGGCGACGCCGTCGACCTGCCCGACATGCTCGGGCGCGACTCCGCCGACCTGGTGCTGTGCCACAGCGTCCTGGAGTACGTGGACGACCCCGGCGCGGCGATGGCGGCGCTGACCGGCGTCGTGCGGCCGGGCGGCTCGGTCAGCCTGCTGGTCGCCGGGCAGATCGCCACGGCGCTGCACCGCGCGGTGGCCGGGCACTTCGACGACGCCCGCGCGGTGCTCACCGACCCGTCCGGCCGGTGGGGCGAGGGCGACCGGATGCCGCGCCGGTTCACCCGGGAGACGCTGTCGGCGCTGGTGCGCGGCGCGAACCTGCGGGTCGCCGAGCTGCACGGCGTCCGGATCTTCGCCGACCTGGTCCCGAGCAGCATGATCGACGGCGACTCCGACTCGGCCGACGCGCTGATCGCGCTGGAGACCGTCGCGGCCGTCCACCCCGTCCTGCGGGACCTCGCCACGCAGCTGCACCTGGTGGCCGACAGACCGGTGGAGTGA
- the nusB gene encoding transcription antitermination factor NusB, with translation MSARTKARKLALDILFAAELREEEPTEVLAARGRPNQDELAEFPHAVRLIEGVQENRERIDELIATYATGWTLDRMPAVDRNILRMGAFELLWVGDVPDGVAVSEAVRLATELSTDESPRFVNGLLSRLQQLKPSLTL, from the coding sequence ATGAGCGCTCGCACCAAGGCGCGCAAGCTCGCGCTCGACATCCTGTTCGCGGCGGAGCTGCGGGAGGAGGAGCCCACCGAGGTCCTCGCCGCCCGGGGCCGCCCCAACCAGGACGAGCTGGCCGAGTTCCCGCACGCCGTCCGGCTCATCGAGGGCGTCCAGGAGAACCGGGAGCGCATCGACGAGCTGATCGCCACCTACGCCACCGGCTGGACGCTGGACCGGATGCCCGCCGTCGACCGCAACATCCTGCGGATGGGCGCCTTCGAGCTGCTGTGGGTCGGCGACGTCCCCGACGGCGTCGCGGTCAGCGAGGCGGTCCGGCTGGCGACCGAGCTGTCCACCGACGAGTCGCCCCGCTTCGTCAACGGCCTGCTGTCCCGCCTGCAACAATTGAAGCCGTCTCTGACCCTCTGA
- a CDS encoding DUF3040 domain-containing protein, whose translation MPLSEHEQRMLEQIESALYAEDPKFAHAVRSTNPQIHYKRRIVKAALGFVVGVCTLMAGLVINAGTATIAVSVTGFLLMVVCCVWALTSWKKMTGIGGEPLQGGGGDRPAGPAKSGFMERMEERWRRRTEGD comes from the coding sequence GTGCCGCTCTCTGAGCACGAGCAGCGCATGCTCGAACAGATCGAATCGGCGTTGTACGCCGAGGATCCCAAGTTCGCTCACGCGGTTCGCTCGACCAACCCGCAGATCCACTACAAGCGCCGCATCGTCAAGGCCGCCCTCGGCTTCGTCGTCGGTGTCTGCACCCTGATGGCCGGTCTCGTGATCAACGCCGGCACCGCCACCATCGCGGTCAGCGTGACGGGCTTCCTCCTCATGGTGGTGTGCTGCGTCTGGGCGCTGACGAGCTGGAAGAAGATGACCGGCATCGGGGGCGAGCCCCTGCAGGGCGGAGGCGGTGACCGCCCGGCCGGGCCCGCGAAGTCGGGCTTCATGGAACGCATGGAGGAGCGCTGGCGCCGCCGCACCGAAGGCGACTGA